The Kribbella sp. NBC_00662 nucleotide sequence CCGGGCGTTGGTGCGGTTGGGTAAGGCGCGGCGGCGGTTCGACGTACGGCCTGCTGACGGGGCGAAGCTGGTGGAGCGGTTCATCGCGGCGACCGTCGAGGGTGATGTTGCCGGGTTGGAAGCGATCCTGACCGAGGACGCCGCGATCTGGGCCGACGGCGGCGGCAAGGCGATCGCCGCTCGCGAACCGATCTTCGGCCGCTCCAACGCGGCCCACTACCTGGCCGGCCTCGCGTCGAGCCCCCGCGCACTGACCGCCCGGCTGTCCGTTGCCGAGATCAACAATGCCGCCGCCATCCTCGTCCACGAGTCCGGTGAGCTCACCGGCGTACTCGTCCCAGAGGTCCACGACGACACCATCACGACGATCCGCGCGATCCTCAACCCCGACAAACTCACCTACCTGCAGACGCAACTAGGCTGACCTTGTGCTGGACTTCCCCGCAGAGCTGACCACCGAACGACTACATCTGCGGCGCTGGCGGCCGTCCGATGCCGAGGACTACCGCGGGCTGTGGGCCGAGCGCGACGTCCGCGCGTTACGGCGGATCGACGCCGACCACGGCGTACGGGCCGGCAGCGGTTGTGGGCGACCGTGCGGGGGTGGAACGCGGCGTCGTTTCGAGTCCTCGAAAAGCTCGGCTTCGAGCGCAGCGACCGTGTCGACGAGGATCCAGACCGCGGCGCGTCGATCTGGATGACGCGTTCGCTGGATCAGCCGTCGGCGTAGAGGCAGAAGGGGTGGCCGGCCGGGTCGAGCAGGACCCGGACGTCCTTCTGCGGCTGGAACTCGGCGAGGGTGGCGCCTAGCTCCACAGCGTGTGCGACGGCGGCGTCGAGGTCGCCGACCTCGATGTCCAGATGCATCATCATCTGCTGCTCGCCCTCGACGGCCGGCCAGACCGGACGGGCCCACGGGGCGGACGTCTGTGCCTGGAACGCCAGGTACGTCTCGGAGTTGCCGGGGACCGCCAGCGTGAACTCGGTGGGCTCGTTCTTGTGGATCTCCCAGCCGAGCACCGCGTGGTAGAACATGCCGAGCGCCTGCGGGTCCGGCGCGTCGATCACCGTCCCGAACCAGTGCCCTTTCTCCGAACGTCCTCGCAGCATCGCAGTTACCTTCCTCGGTCGTTGTTTGCCCGACACTAGACCCGTGAACCGACAGAACGATCTCGTTGCCGAGGGGGAGCCGGAGAAGGAGTTCAACCCCGGCATCGCTGCCCGCCTGCCGCGCAAGACGGCAGCCGGCGGCGCGCTGATCCGCGATCGCGCCGGCCGGATCCTCTTCCTCGAGCCGACGTACAAACCCACCCTCGACATCCCCGGCGGCATCGTCGAGTACGACGAATCGCCGTATGAGGCCTGCCGCCGCGAGGTCAAGGAAGAGATCGGCCTCGACCTCGAGATCGGCCCGCTCCTGGTGGTCGACTGGGTCCCCGCCCTCGGCCCCTGGTCCGACGCTCTCGCCTTCGTCTTCGACGGCGGCGTCCTCGACGACATCCCCCTGACGCTCGACCCCACCGAGGCCAGAGCCCACCACTACCTGACCCTCGCCGACGCCACCCCCCACCTCCGCCCCTCCATGGCCCGCCGCCTGTCCCTCGCCCAACAAGCCCTCACCACAGGCATCCCCACCTACTCGGACTTCGGCCGGGATCCTCAGCAGTAAAATAGTAGCCATGTACTTAGTAGCCATGTACTGTATTTGGCATGAGTGAGGCGACTCCTGGGCATCTGGTGTGGCGGTTGTCGATGAAGTGGCGGGTGGCGGTGGATCGGGCGTTGGCGCCGCGGGGGCTGACGCACGCGCAGTACGTGATGCTGGCCTCGTTGTACGGGCTCGAGCGGGACGGGCGGGTGCCCAGCCAGCGAGAGCTGGCTGACCACACCGGGCTGGAGGCTTTGTACGTCTCGAAGCTGGCGCGCAGTCTCGACGCCGACGGGCTGATTCAGCGGACCCGGGATGCCGTCGACACGCGGACGATGCGGCTCGAGCTGACCGCCAAGGGGCGCGAGACCATCGAGCCCGCGATCGCGGAGGTCGCTGCTCTGCTGGACAAACTGCTGGCGCCGCTCGGCGGGCGCCGCGGTGCGCGGACGAAGAGCTTCGTACGCGATCTCACCGAACTACTCGACACCCCACTGTGAGGAACAGTCATGCCTGATATCGATCTGCTCGACTCGACCATCCACTACGAAGACACCGGCAGCGGCACGCCGATCGTCTTCCTGCACGGCAATCCCGCCTCGTCGTACGTCTGGCGCAACATCACTCCGCTCGTCGGCGAAGGCCGCAAGCTGGCGCCCGACCTGATCGGGATGGGCCGCTCCGGCAAACCCGAGCTGGACTACAAGTTCGCCGACCACGCCCGCTACCTCGACGCCTGGTTCGACGCGCTCGAGCTCGACGACGTGATCCTGGTCGGCCACGACTGGGGCGGTGCGCTCGCGTTCGACTGGGCCGCGCGTCACCCCGAGCGCGTGAAGGGCATCGCGTTCTTCGAGAGCATCGTGAAGCCGATGGCGTGGGAGGACCTCTCGCCGCAAGCCGCGGAACGCTCCCGCCTGATCCGTACGCCGGGCCCCGGGGAGGACCTCGTCCTCGAGCAGAACCTCTTCGTCCGCCAGGCCTTCACCGGCGGCGTGCTCACCCCCGTCCCCGACGAGGACCTGCAGACCTACCTCGCGCCGTACCCGACGCCCGAGACCCGCAGGCCCATCCTCGCCTGGGCCCGTCAGCTCCCGCTCGGCGGCGATCCGGCGGAGCTGGTCACGAGAATCGAGGCGTACGACGCGTGGCTGGCCACGAGCGTCGACGTACCGAAGCTGCTGCTCACCTTCGAAGGTTCGCCGACGCTGCTCGTCGGCGAGGACTACAAGAACTGGTGCCTGGACAACCTCGCCGCGCTGGATGTCGTGCACGTCGGCGAGGCCGGCCACCACGCGGCCGAGGACCGGCCGATCGAGATCGGGACCGAGATCTCGACCTGGATCGACAAGCGGGACCTGCGCAAGGACTAGAACTTCAGTCGCACGATCACGTTGTCGATCGTGCCCTCGCACGACGGCCAACAGCACGAAGCCCCTGCGGCCAGGTCCGCGGGGGCTTCGCTCTCGGGGTTGTTCAGACGGCGGCGAGCACCGTCGGTCGGTAGAGGGTCAGACCTGAGGTCTCGTCGACGACAGCGACCCGGACGGACTCCGGCGTGGAGTCATGGTGCGGTACGGCGAAGACGGCGGTCGCGCGGCGCCCGTCGTACCTGGCGGTGTAGCTCAAGTAGCGCCAGTCGTCGTCGTCCCAGTAGTCGTGGATATCGGACCGCAGGTATCCGTCGACCGCGCGGTACGCCGGGCTCAGCAGCACCCGTCGTTGCGTGGCGGCGAGCGGTGCGGTGCTGGACGCCGTACCGGCGTACGGATGGCTGAGCCTGATCCGGAACCGGCGGATGGGCAGCAACCAGTACCGGTCGAGCTCGGCGGACAGCATGACGAACACCGCCGCCTCGGCAACCAACACCGGCACGGCGGGACCTGCCGACCACCAACCGGTCGACGCCGTCGTCGCTAGCGCTGCTGTTGCCAGTAGCAACAAAGCACGGGCGATCGCACGCCGGCCGACGGGTTTTGCCGACTTCCCGGCACATCCACAGGAGGCCTCGGGAACGACGACCTTCGAGTAGATGAGGAAACCCGTGAAGCCGATGGACAATGCGACCGCGGCAGCTGCCTCGATCGCCCGGACGGGTGGCAGGAGAAGGGCCAGAGCGATGAGCGCTTCGACCACCGCAACGGCTTGATAGGCAGGCTTTGCGCGTGAATCGCCGACCAGACGGGGGAGTGCGGTGCGGTCTGCCTGCTCCGGGTCGGCGAACTTGGTGTACGACGACCAGAGCAGGAGCAATCCGATCAGCAGCGGCTGAGCAGCCGCGAAACCGGCGCCCATCTCAGTTCGACGTGTAGATCGTCGCGATGTCGATCTCGTTGGTGCCCGGTCGCCAGGCGCCGATCACCTGGGCGTGCCGGCCGACCTTGAGCATCGACAGGTCCGATACCGCCGGCGTGCCGTTGTACACGGCCGCCGTCGTACCGGACTGGACGTGTCCGACGACCTTCTGACCGTGGTGGTCGAACTGCACGCCGGAGCGGCCGATCGACGTGATGGCGACGGTCAGGTTGACGATGTTGACCCAGACGGCCTCGGCGGCCAGGATCCCGTCCGGCAGCAGCACGCCACGCGCGTACAGGCCGTCACCGACCTTGGCCTGGTCGATCGTGGTCGGGCGGAGTTTCCAGACGCTCGTCACACCGGTCAGCTGGATCCGGTGCAGCCGGCCGTCGGATCCCTGTACCTGCAGGAGATCCTGGTTGCGGCCCATGATCAGACCCTCGGCGAAGTTCGGGTCCGGCTGACCCGCGTCGGCGAACTGCTGCGAGGCGGCGAACGCCGTCTCGGGCGCGAGCGATCCCATCGCGGTGGCGGCGACCAGTCCGGTCGCACCCAGTGCGGCGCGGCTGAGCAGCGAGCGGCGATCCATCGTTGTTGTCATCTCGGTTCTCCTCTCAGGCCACATCGATGGAGACGGGGGACAGGCCGCTGTTCAGACTGAGGCCGAGCGCGCTGAACGCGGCCGGCGTGAAGTCGATGACCCGGTTCGAGGCGCAGTTCCCGCCGCAGCAGGTGCGCTCGCCGCAGAACAGGTCGGTCTGCGGACCGCAGTCGGCGATCGACGTGACGACCCGCTTGCCGGTACAGAGGCTGGTCGTCGCGTGCCGGAAACCGCAGGTACGCCGGGACATCCCGGTGATCCCGCAGCTGTCCGGATGGGTGATGGCGAAGCACGAGTCCGAGGTGTTCGGCCACGCGTGCTGCATGTTTCCCGAGTTACAGGTCCCGCAGGCGCCGTGCCCGGCGCTTCCACAGGGTCCCCATGCGTTCCCGCAACAGAACCATGAGGCTTCAGCAGTGATTCCGGCCATGACAAATTCCTCCTAGGCCTAGGGGCGGTAAGACCTACAGGAACTGTTTGTACTCCGATCCGGCGGAATCTCCCAGAGCTCAGCGCGGAAGTGGAAACTTTTTGCCTACTGTTCGTGCGTGCTCAGCGTTTGACCGCGCAGCAGGAACCACGCCGCGACCGCTGTTGCCAGCAGAACCGCGGCCCCCACACCGGCTGCGGTTGCGACACCGTCGGCGAAGGACTGACGGGCCGCATCCAGCAGCGCGGCAGCGGCTTCGGGCGGCAGATGCGCTGCGGCCTCGACTGCGCCGCCGAGCGATTCGTGCGCCGCTTCCGGCGTACCGATCGGGCCGGTGAAGCCGCGGTAGATACCCGTGACGATCGAGCCGAGCACCGCGATTCCGAGCGCCGCGCCGAGCTCGTACGCCGTCTCGGACACCGCGCTCGCCGCCCCGGCCTGCTCCTTCGGTACCGCGGTCAGGATCACGTCAGCGGTGACGGTGAACGAGAACCCAGCTCCGGCCCCCACCACGAGCAGGGCCGCTCCGAGCAACGGGTACCCGGTCGAATGGCTGATCGTGGTGAGTGCGGCCAGTGCCAGCCCGATCGCAGCCAGACCGCCGGCGACAACGGCGCGCACCGAGAACCGCCGAGCAACGCGTCCCGCCAGCAACCCGGCGACAACTGATCCGATCGCGGCCGGAAGCTCCGCGAGACCGGCCTCGAGCGGCCGCCTGCCCTGCACCAACTGCAGGTATTGCGACAGGAAGAAGATCAACCCGGACAGCCCGAGAATCGTCAGGAGATCCGCCAGGACCGCGCTGCTGAAACCACGGCTGCGGAACAAGCGCAGGTCCAGCAACGGGATCGGCAGCCGCCGCTGACGCCGTACGAATCCGTAGAGCCCGACGACGCCGATGATCAGCGCCGCGACCGCGATCCAGCCGAAACCGTGCGCCGCGAACTCCTTGATCGCGTAGACGACGCCGATCATGCCGACCATCGACAGGACGACGCTGAGCAGATCCCATGGACCCGGCTTCGGGTTGCGCGACTCGGGCAGCAGCTTCGCTCCGACGACAACGAGTACCGCCATCACCGGCAGGTTGATCAGGAAGACCGAGCCCCACCAGAAGTTCTCGAGCAGTACGCCGCCGACGATCGGGCCGACCGCCATCCCGGCCGACGCGGCCGCGCCCCAGATGCCGATCGCGAGACTGCGCTCGCGCGGATCGTGGAACAGGTTGCGGATCAACGCGAGGGTGGCCGGCATCAGCGTCGCGCCGGCGACACCGAGCAGTGCGCGGGCGACGATCATCAGCTCGGCCGAGTTCGCGTAGGCGTTGAGGACGGAGATCGCGCCGAACGCCGTCGCGCCGATCAGCAGGATCTTCTTGCGGCCGATCCGGTCGCCGAGGCTACCCATCGAGACGAGCAGCCCGGCGAGCACGAACGAGTACGCATCGCCGATCCACAGCAGCTGCGTGCCCGACGGCTTCAGATCCTCGGTGAGGAAGGGAGTCGCCAGGCCGAGAACCGTCGCGTCGACAGCAACCAGCAGCACGGCCAGCACGAGTACGCCGAGCGCCAGCCAGCGCCCCGGCCGGGTGACCTGCTGCTTCATTTCGTTCTCCGTACTGCGCCGCCGAGTAGCAACTCGGTGATGTTCGAGGTGAAGTCGTTGGAGGCGACCCGGCCCTCGTAGACGGCCCAGGCCGCCGAGACGAGCAATCCGTAGAGCGCCTCGCTCAACCAGACCGGGCTGAGGTCGATCCGGAACTCGCCGGACTCCTGACCGCGCCGGAACAGCGCGACCATGCGGGCGTCCAGCCGGTCCCAGCCGTCGTTCTGCCCGTCGCCTTCGAACAACTGGTTCTCCGAGTACAGGAACGCGAGCAGGCCCGCTGCCGGCTCCAGCTCCCGCACCAACCGCCGTACTGCGTCGGAGGCCGGGCCGTCGTCGACGGCTGCCTCGTCCATCGCGCGCTCGCACTCGGCGAGTCCCAGCTCCTCGAGTGCGCGCACGAGCGCATCGCGGCCGGCGAACTGGCGGTTGAGTGTCGCGCGACTGATCCCGGCGGCCCGCGCGACCTCGTCCATCGTCGCCCCGGACTTCCGCATCAGCAGTCCGGCGGCGTCGCGCAGTACCCGTTCCCGATCAACAGCCATGAGACAAGAGTAACCCATTTGAGACATCCTTGTCTCATCTCTAGCTTTGGAGTCAGTATGCGGTATACGATTCTGAGCAGCGGGGCTGTGTGTCCGGGAATAGATCGGGACCGGATATGCTTGCCACGTTTGTGGAGGGGAGTATTCCGCCACGGCAGTGTCGTCATCACGGGAGGCCCAGCGGCCGAACCGGTGCTGCCGGCCCAGGGGTCACCTGGGTGGAAGAGACCTCCGGACCGAGCTAGAGGTATGCCCACGTCCGGAGGTTCGTCATGGTCTCTGTCATGCCACCCGTCGTCTGGGTGCTCACGATCGTCGGCCTGCTCGCGATCGTCGCCTTCGACCTGATCGTGATCGCCCGCCGCAACCACACCGTGACGATCAAGGACGCCACCCGCTGGGTGCTGTTCTACGTCGGCCTCGCGGGACTCTTCGCGCTCGGTCTGTTCCTGTTCAGTCCGGGGCAGAGCGGCAGCGAGTTCGTCGCCGGCTACATCACGGAGTACAGCCTCAGCGTCGACAACCTGTTCGTGTTCGTCATCATCATGGCGCGGTTCGCCGTACCGAGCCTGGCGCAGGACAAGGTGCTCTACATCGGCATCGTGGTCTCGATGCTGCTGCGGGCGATCTTCATCCTGGCCGGCGCGGCGGCGATCTCGGCGGCGAGCTGGGTGTTCTACATCTTCGGCGCGTTCCTGGTCTATACCGCGGTCCGGCTGGCGCTCGAGGGCGAGAACGACGAGACCGACTTCCAGGAGAACGCCGTACTGCGGGGGATCCGCAGGATCCTCCCGCTCTCGCACGACTACGACGGTGACAAGCTGACCACCCGCATCGACGGGCGCCGGCTGGTGACGCCGCTGGTGATCGTGATCGCCGCGATCGGGATGGCGAACGTGATCTTCGCGCTCGACTCGATCCCGGCGATCTTCGGGCTCACCCAGGACGCCTACATCGTGCTGACCGCCAACGCGTTCGCGCTGATGGGTCTGCGCCAGCTGTACTTCCTGATCGGGGGTCTGCTGGAGCGGATCATCTACCTGAACGTCGGCCTGTCGGTGATCCTCGCGTTCATCGGTATCAAGCTGATCATCGAGGCGCTGCACGGCTCGCACATCGACGACATCGGCGCGATCCATTTGCCGCACATCGGCATCCTGACGTCGCTCGGCTTCATCGTCGGCACGTTGTTCGTGACGACGGTGGCCAGCCTGATCAAGTCGTCGTACGACAATCGCCGGGAGGCGATCCGGGTCAAGGTCGACGACTGACCGCGGACCGCCCGCACTGATCAATCGCGCTCAGGCGCCGCTTCGCCGGTGCTCATGAGCGCCGAGCCGCCCGCCGGTGGCAGCTTGGTCAGTGCCGGAGGTCCGCCTCGGCGCCCGGCGTGGGTGGGGCGGAGCTTGAGATAGAGCGCCGGGATCGGTAGCCAGATCAGCCCGGAGGCGAGCAGTGCGGCGCGGAGCGACGCGCGGCCGAGGGCGCCCAGCGGCGGCCCGCCGACGACCTGACCGATCGCGTTCGCCTGGGAGACCATCGAGATCACCGTCGCGCGCGAGCGGGAGTCGACGTGGCGGTTGAGCCAGGCGGACTCGATCGGGTACGCGAGGGTGCCGGCGACGGTGTTGAGCCACATCGCGGCGAGCGCGAGCCAGAGGTTCCTGAGCAGGGCGAACGAGCAGATGCCGATGACCTGCAGCATTGCCAGCGTGGCGAGGATGCCGGTGGGATGTGCGGCGGACAAGCGGTCGGGGGAGAGCCGGTTCAGGATCAGGGACGTGAAGAGCGACAACAGCGTCCCGACCAGTGCGAGCACGGTGAACCAGAACGCCGGGTCCGACGTACCGAAGACCGTCGGGAAGCTGAAGTTCAGGATCTTCACCGACCACAGCCGGTCGAACGCCTCGCTGGCGAGGCCCGAGATCAGGCTGATGATCACCAGCGTGCGTACGACGGGACGCCGCCGCGCTGCCTCGAGGCCGCTCTTGAACGTCTCGGCCATCTGCTTGAACGTCTCGCGCTCCTCCTTCGGGGTGCGGTGGAAGTTCTGTTCACGCATGAAGACCGCGAGCATCAGCGCGAGCAGGATCATCCCGGCGCCGGAGACTGCCATCGGCAGCGGCAGGCTGATCAGGCCGAGCGCTCCGGCACCGACGATCCCGACGATCCGGCCGCCGAGCTCGAACTGCTGCGCCCGGACGAACACGGGAGCTGCGCGCTCGGTGCCGATCTCGTCGGTGATCCAGGCCTGGTCGGCGCCGGAGGTGAACGTGAAGCCGACGCCCCACAGCACCTGCGCGGCGAGGATCGCCAGGAACGCGGGCACCAGGCCCTGGAGCAGGAAGCCCGCGCCGATCAGCACGAAGCCGATGATGATCGAGAGCCGGCGGCTGTAGAGGTCGGCGACGATGCCGGTGGGGATCTCGAAGAGGAAGCAGGCGAGCTCGAGAGTGGTCCCGACCAGAACCATCTGCAGCGGGTTCAGCCCGGCGTCGCGGACGTAGTAGACCGCGCTGAGTGTGAAGGACAGCGCGGCGAGGAACGACCAGGCGGCGTTGTAGACGTAGTACGTCCGAACAGGGTCCGCGGACCGGTAGACAGACATGTCCAAGTGCTCCCGAAAGCGTGTGCGGGCATGACGAAGCGCGACCGGCGGTCAAGCGCTTGACGTGACGCACGACGGTGGCCCGGATCAGGCCGCGGAGGTGCGCTTTCAGGAGCGGGTTTGCATGTCGCTCAGGGTAGAGGAGGCCCGGCGCGTCCGCCTCCGAATTAGCCGACCACAGGCGGTGATCCGGGGTACTATCGATACTGCCTGGCCCGGCCGTTCCCCCGTGATGGTCGGGTCAGGTTTTTGCTGCATCGCGTAAGTAAATCCTTACGCGTAAGGTCGGGCTTACCGATCGGAGGGTGCTGTGGCAATCGACGTCGGCGCTGTCTTGGCGGCGGTGGCCGATGGGTCCCGCCGACGGATGGTGACGCGGCTGGCGCAGGGCCCGGCGACGACCGGGCAGCTGGCCGAGCTGTTCCCGATCAGCCGGCCCGCGGTCTCGCAGCACCTGAAGATCCTGCAGACGGCCGACGTGGTGCGGACCACCCTGGTGGGTCGCCATCGCTGGCACGAACTGAACCCCGACGCCCTCCACGCGATCGCCCACTGGGCCGCCGACGTGGCAGCCCATCGCGAGAACGCGCCCGCGCTGCGCAGTACCCCTTGATGGTCGCCCGGCAGCTGGGCAACTTCAGGTCTTGACATAGGGCTTGACGGGCGGGTTGACTGCCATATAGTTAACGGCAGAAATAAATTGTGGATCGGTCCGGTGTCGGTGGCTCAGAGCGACCCCGGGCTTGATCGGTGTGTGCCCGGATCCGATGGCTGGCCATCGGATCATTCGGCGTTTGCCGTCCGGTAGTTGCTGCAGGCAACACTCGATACCCCTTTTGTGCAAGGGATCCGGGCGCATCGGTCACCGTCCGGTATCGACCCGGCCGGGAAGTCTTCCGCTCCGGAGGGAATGTGTGTCATCCTCCGGGATAGCGAAACCCGAGATCCTATCGGATATCGGTTCCACTCCAGCGCGTGAGGGAAAGGATGCGGAGTGAGCGCAACCTTCGAGGTGAAAACGGCGCCGGCGCCCCCGGCGTCGCGGGCGGACAGGACGGCTGCCCGGAAGCCACCGCGAACGAGCCGCCGGACCCAGGCCCGGCGGAGCCTGCGGCGGCACTGGCAGCTCTACCTGCTGGTCGTCGTACCGCTCGCGTACTTCGTCATCTTCAAGTACATCCCGATCGCGAACGCGGTGATCGCGTTCAAGGACTACAGCCCGGTCAAGGGCCCGTGGGGCAGCGACTGGGTCGGGTTCAAGAACTTCGAGCTCTTCTTCCAGAATCCGGTGTTCTGGACCCTGGTGAAGAACACCTTCCTGCTGTCGGTCTACACGGTGCTGGCCAGCTTCCCGATCCCGATCATCCTGGCGATCGCGCTGAACGAGATCCGTAACGGCCGGTTCAAGAAGACCGTGCAGCTGGTCACGTACGCGCCGTACTTCATCTCCACCGTCGTCGTGGTCTCGATGACGATCCTGGTGCTGTCCCCGCGGCTCGGTTTCGTCAACGACGCGATCGGGCTGTTCGGCGTACCGTCGATCGACTTCCTCGGGAACCCGGACTACTTCCGCCACATCTACGTCTGGTCCGACGTCTGGCAGACCACCGGGTACTCCGCGGTGATCTACCTCGCCGCGCTGTCCGGGATCGACCCGGCGCTGCACGAGTCGGCCCGGATCGACGGCGCCAGCCGGCTGCAGCGGATCCGCCACGTCGACCTGCCGGGGATCATGCCGACCGCGGTGATCATCCTGGTGCTCGGCGTCGGCAACATCATGTCGATCGGGTTCGAGAAGGCGTTCCTGCTGCAGAACCCGCTGAACACCTCGCAGTCCGAGATCATCGCCACCTACGTCTACAAGACCGGTCTGCTGAACGCGGACTTCAGCATGGCGACCGCGATCGGGCTGTTCAACTCGGTGATCAACCTCTTCCTCCTGCTCGGCGTGAACTTCGTCGCCAAGCGCATCACCGGAAACGGACTCTGGTCATGAGCATCACGTTGCAAGGTTTCCGGCGTACGACGCCGCGCCCGGAGCGCTCGAAGCGGACCGCGATCGAGGAGACGCGGACCGACAAGATCTTCCTGGTCGGCGTGAAGATCATGCTCTGGCTGGCGCTGATCATCGTCGCGGTCCCGCTGATCTACATCGTCGCGAACTCGTTCAGCAGCCCGTCGGCGGTGAGTGCCGGCCGGGTGCTGTTCTGGCCGATAGAGCCGAGTATCCGCGCGTACAAGGAGGCCTTCAGCGATCCGCTGATCATGAAGGGCTACCTGAACTCGTTCATCTACGCGATCGGCGGGACCCTGATCAGCGTCACGCTGACGATCGCGATCGCGTATCCGCTGTCCCGCCGGACGTTCTTCGGCCGGAACGTGATCATGAGCGTGCTGATCTTCACGATGCTGTTCTCCGGCGGCCTGATCCCGACGTACCTGGTGGTCCAGGACCTCGGGATGCTGAACACCCGCTGGGCGATGGTGATTCCGAGCGCGATCGGGGTCTGGCAGGTGATCATCGCCCGGACGTTCTTCCGGTCGACGATCCCGGACGAGCTGTACGAGGCGGCCACCATCGACGGGGCCAGCGACCTGCGGTTCCTGTGGTCGATCGTGCTGCCGCTGTCCAAGCCGGTGATCGCGGTGATCGCGCTGATGTACGCG carries:
- a CDS encoding ABC transporter permease; this encodes MSATFEVKTAPAPPASRADRTAARKPPRTSRRTQARRSLRRHWQLYLLVVVPLAYFVIFKYIPIANAVIAFKDYSPVKGPWGSDWVGFKNFELFFQNPVFWTLVKNTFLLSVYTVLASFPIPIILAIALNEIRNGRFKKTVQLVTYAPYFISTVVVVSMTILVLSPRLGFVNDAIGLFGVPSIDFLGNPDYFRHIYVWSDVWQTTGYSAVIYLAALSGIDPALHESARIDGASRLQRIRHVDLPGIMPTAVIILVLGVGNIMSIGFEKAFLLQNPLNTSQSEIIATYVYKTGLLNADFSMATAIGLFNSVINLFLLLGVNFVAKRITGNGLWS
- a CDS encoding carbohydrate ABC transporter permease — translated: MSITLQGFRRTTPRPERSKRTAIEETRTDKIFLVGVKIMLWLALIIVAVPLIYIVANSFSSPSAVSAGRVLFWPIEPSIRAYKEAFSDPLIMKGYLNSFIYAIGGTLISVTLTIAIAYPLSRRTFFGRNVIMSVLIFTMLFSGGLIPTYLVVQDLGMLNTRWAMVIPSAIGVWQVIIARTFFRSTIPDELYEAATIDGASDLRFLWSIVLPLSKPVIAVIALMYAIFQWNSYFDALIYLKDPGLYPLQIVLRNVLILNTLTGSTTTTNLAQQLEQQQLANVLKYALIVISSLPVLIIYPFVARHFTKGVMVGAVKG